One segment of Myotis daubentonii chromosome 11, mMyoDau2.1, whole genome shotgun sequence DNA contains the following:
- the AK1 gene encoding adenylate kinase isoenzyme 1 isoform X1 — MGGCCSSGNLRSEEDSKAREKLKKTKIIFVVGGPGSGKGTQCEKIVQKYGYTHLSTGDLLRAEVSSGSARGKMLSEIMEKGQLVPLETVLDMLRDAMMAKVDTSKGFLIDGYPREVQQGEEFEQRIGQPTLLLYVDAGPETMTQRLLKRGETSGRVDDNEETIKKRLDTYYKATEPVIAFYEKRGIVRKVNAEGSVDSVFSQVCTHLDALK; from the exons AtgggtggctgctgctcctcgggaAACCTCCGCAGCGAGGAAGACTCTAAGGCTAGAG AGAAGCTGAAGAAAACCAAGATCATCTTCGTGGTGG GCGGGCCCGGCTCGGGGAAGGGCACCCAGTGTGAGAAGATTGTCCAGAAGTACGGCTACACCCACCTGTCCACCGGGGACCTCCTTCGGGCTGAGGTCAGCTCGGGCTCGGCCAGGGGCAAGATGCTGTCGGAAATCATGGAGAAGGGGCAGCTGGTGCCGCTG GAGACAGTGTTGGACATGCTCCGAGACGCCATGATGGCCAAGGTGGATACTTCCAAAGGCTTCCTGATCGATGGCTACCCTCGGGAGGTGCAGCAGGGCGAAGAGTTTGAGCAGCGG ATCGGACAGCCCACCCTGCTGCTGTATGTGGACGCAGGCCCTGAGACCATGACCCAGCGGCTCCTGAAGCGCGGAGAGACCAGTGGGCGGGTGGACGACAACGAGGAGACCATCAAGAAGCGGTTGGACACCTACTACAAGGCCACGGAACCCGTCATCGCCTTCTATGAGAAACGTGGCATCGTGCGCAAG GTCAATGCCGAAGGCTCCGTGGACAGCGTCTTCTCCCAGGTCTGCACCCACCTGGATGCCCTCAAGTAG
- the AK1 gene encoding adenylate kinase isoenzyme 1 isoform X3 — MEEKLKKTKIIFVVGGPGSGKGTQCEKIVQKYGYTHLSTGDLLRAEVSSGSARGKMLSEIMEKGQLVPLETVLDMLRDAMMAKVDTSKGFLIDGYPREVQQGEEFEQRIGQPTLLLYVDAGPETMTQRLLKRGETSGRVDDNEETIKKRLDTYYKATEPVIAFYEKRGIVRKVNAEGSVDSVFSQVCTHLDALK, encoded by the exons ATGGAGG AGAAGCTGAAGAAAACCAAGATCATCTTCGTGGTGG GCGGGCCCGGCTCGGGGAAGGGCACCCAGTGTGAGAAGATTGTCCAGAAGTACGGCTACACCCACCTGTCCACCGGGGACCTCCTTCGGGCTGAGGTCAGCTCGGGCTCGGCCAGGGGCAAGATGCTGTCGGAAATCATGGAGAAGGGGCAGCTGGTGCCGCTG GAGACAGTGTTGGACATGCTCCGAGACGCCATGATGGCCAAGGTGGATACTTCCAAAGGCTTCCTGATCGATGGCTACCCTCGGGAGGTGCAGCAGGGCGAAGAGTTTGAGCAGCGG ATCGGACAGCCCACCCTGCTGCTGTATGTGGACGCAGGCCCTGAGACCATGACCCAGCGGCTCCTGAAGCGCGGAGAGACCAGTGGGCGGGTGGACGACAACGAGGAGACCATCAAGAAGCGGTTGGACACCTACTACAAGGCCACGGAACCCGTCATCGCCTTCTATGAGAAACGTGGCATCGTGCGCAAG GTCAATGCCGAAGGCTCCGTGGACAGCGTCTTCTCCCAGGTCTGCACCCACCTGGATGCCCTCAAGTAG
- the AK1 gene encoding adenylate kinase isoenzyme 1 isoform X2: MEEKLKKTKIIFVVGGPGSGKGTQCEKIVQKYGYTHLSTGDLLRAEVSSGSARGKMLSEIMEKGQLVPLETVLDMLRDAMMAKVDTSKGFLIDGYPREVQQGEEFEQRIGQPTLLLYVDAGPETMTQRLLKRGETSGRVDDNEETIKKRLDTYYKATEPVIAFYEKRGIVRKVNAEGSVDSVFSQVCTHLDALK; encoded by the exons ATGGAAG AGAAGCTGAAGAAAACCAAGATCATCTTCGTGGTGG GCGGGCCCGGCTCGGGGAAGGGCACCCAGTGTGAGAAGATTGTCCAGAAGTACGGCTACACCCACCTGTCCACCGGGGACCTCCTTCGGGCTGAGGTCAGCTCGGGCTCGGCCAGGGGCAAGATGCTGTCGGAAATCATGGAGAAGGGGCAGCTGGTGCCGCTG GAGACAGTGTTGGACATGCTCCGAGACGCCATGATGGCCAAGGTGGATACTTCCAAAGGCTTCCTGATCGATGGCTACCCTCGGGAGGTGCAGCAGGGCGAAGAGTTTGAGCAGCGG ATCGGACAGCCCACCCTGCTGCTGTATGTGGACGCAGGCCCTGAGACCATGACCCAGCGGCTCCTGAAGCGCGGAGAGACCAGTGGGCGGGTGGACGACAACGAGGAGACCATCAAGAAGCGGTTGGACACCTACTACAAGGCCACGGAACCCGTCATCGCCTTCTATGAGAAACGTGGCATCGTGCGCAAG GTCAATGCCGAAGGCTCCGTGGACAGCGTCTTCTCCCAGGTCTGCACCCACCTGGATGCCCTCAAGTAG
- the ST6GALNAC6 gene encoding alpha-N-acetylgalactosaminide alpha-2,6-sialyltransferase 6 isoform X2 — MVLAEGTAQAKSRLDLNQLEAAGHKYLFPIDRCEPTSLPPGPRAGRWLLPLSRRRREMSSNKEQRSAVFVILFALITILILYSSNSANEVFHYGSLRGRSRRPINLKKWSITDGYVPILGNKTLPSRCHQCVIVTSSSHLLGTKLGPEIERAECTIRMNDAPTTGYSADVGNKTTFRVVAHSSVYRVLKRPQEFVNRTPETVFIFWGPPNKMQKPQGSLVRIIQRAGLVFPNMEAYAVSPGRMRQFDDLFRGETGKDREKSHSWLSTGWFTMVIAVELCDHVHVYGMVPPDYCSGPASSACPTTTMSLRGQTSVSPTCRMSTATRATTTASSPRRGSSRPGPSCTGSPSPTPPGPRPPCLWGPHTGHQRSGSWPSHSTKGHLLADEGWLECLLANQGLEEGVSCSRSGPGRSLGHQGFGLLCA, encoded by the exons ATGGTCCTGGCCGAGGGCACAGCTCAGGCAAAG AGCCGTCTGGACTTGAATCAGCTGGAGGCGGCTGGACACAAGTACTTGTTTCCGATTGACAG GTGTGAGCCCACATCCCTGCCCCCTGGGCCACGTGCAGGACGCTGGCTCCTGCCCCTCAGCAGACGCCGGAGAGAGATGAGTAGCAACAAA GAGCAGCGGTCAGCAGTGTTCGTGATCCTCTTTGCTCTCATCACCATCCTCATCCTCTACAGCTCCAACAGTGCCAACGAGGTCTTCCATTATGGCTCCCTGCGCGGCCGCAGTCGCAGGCCTATCAACCTCAAGAAGTGGAGCATCACCGATGGCTATGTCCCCATTCTCGGCAACAAG ACACTGCCCTCCCGGTGCCACCAGTGTGTGATTGTCaccagctccagccacctgctgGGCACCAAGCTGGGTCCTGAGATTGAGCGGGCTGAGTGCACAATCCGCATGAATGACGCGCCCACCACGGGCTACTCAGCAGATGTGGGCAACAAGACCACCTTCCGCGTGGTGGCCCATTCCAGTGTCTACCGTGTCCTGAAGAGGCCCCAGGAGTTTGTCAACCGGACCCCCGAAACCGTGTTCATCTTCTGGGGGCCCCCGAACAAGATGCAGAAGCCCCAGGGCAGCCTTGTGCGCATCATCCAGAGGGCAGGCCTGGTGTTCCCCAACATGGAGGCCTACGCCGTCTCTCCCGGCCGCATGCGCCAATTTGATGACCTCTTCCGGGGTGAGACAGGCAAGGACAG ggAAAAGTCCCACTCGTGGTTGAGCACGGGCTGGTTTACCATGGTGATCGCGGTGGAGTTGTGTGACCATGTGCACGTCTATGGCATGGTCCCCCCCGACTACTGCAG CGGTCCCGCCTCCAGCGCATGCCCTACCACTACTATGAGCCTAAGGGGCCAGACGAGTGTGTCACCTACGTGCAGAATGAGCACAGCCACAAGGGCAACCACCACCGCTTCATCACCGAGAAGAGGGTCTTCTCGTCCTGGGCCCAGCTGTACGGGATCACCTTCTCCCACCCCTCCTGGACCTAGGCCGCCCTGCCTGTGGGGCCCTCACACGGGACACCAGAGAAGTGGCTCTTGGCCCAGCCACTCGACCAAGGGCCATCTCCTGGCCGATGAAGGCTGGCTGGAGTGTCTTCTGGCCAATCAGGGCCTTGAAGAGGGTGTATCCTGCAGCCGGTCAGGGCCTGGGAGATCTCTCGGCCATCAGGGATTTGGGCTTCTGTGTGCTTAA
- the ST6GALNAC6 gene encoding alpha-N-acetylgalactosaminide alpha-2,6-sialyltransferase 6 isoform X3 — translation MSLRFLICTWCEPTSLPPGPRAGRWLLPLSRRRREMSSNKEQRSAVFVILFALITILILYSSNSANEVFHYGSLRGRSRRPINLKKWSITDGYVPILGNKTLPSRCHQCVIVTSSSHLLGTKLGPEIERAECTIRMNDAPTTGYSADVGNKTTFRVVAHSSVYRVLKRPQEFVNRTPETVFIFWGPPNKMQKPQGSLVRIIQRAGLVFPNMEAYAVSPGRMRQFDDLFRGETGKDREKSHSWLSTGWFTMVIAVELCDHVHVYGMVPPDYCSGPASSACPTTTMSLRGQTSVSPTCRMSTATRATTTASSPRRGSSRPGPSCTGSPSPTPPGPRPPCLWGPHTGHQRSGSWPSHSTKGHLLADEGWLECLLANQGLEEGVSCSRSGPGRSLGHQGFGLLCA, via the exons ATGAGCCTCCGTTTCCTGATCTGTACCTG GTGTGAGCCCACATCCCTGCCCCCTGGGCCACGTGCAGGACGCTGGCTCCTGCCCCTCAGCAGACGCCGGAGAGAGATGAGTAGCAACAAA GAGCAGCGGTCAGCAGTGTTCGTGATCCTCTTTGCTCTCATCACCATCCTCATCCTCTACAGCTCCAACAGTGCCAACGAGGTCTTCCATTATGGCTCCCTGCGCGGCCGCAGTCGCAGGCCTATCAACCTCAAGAAGTGGAGCATCACCGATGGCTATGTCCCCATTCTCGGCAACAAG ACACTGCCCTCCCGGTGCCACCAGTGTGTGATTGTCaccagctccagccacctgctgGGCACCAAGCTGGGTCCTGAGATTGAGCGGGCTGAGTGCACAATCCGCATGAATGACGCGCCCACCACGGGCTACTCAGCAGATGTGGGCAACAAGACCACCTTCCGCGTGGTGGCCCATTCCAGTGTCTACCGTGTCCTGAAGAGGCCCCAGGAGTTTGTCAACCGGACCCCCGAAACCGTGTTCATCTTCTGGGGGCCCCCGAACAAGATGCAGAAGCCCCAGGGCAGCCTTGTGCGCATCATCCAGAGGGCAGGCCTGGTGTTCCCCAACATGGAGGCCTACGCCGTCTCTCCCGGCCGCATGCGCCAATTTGATGACCTCTTCCGGGGTGAGACAGGCAAGGACAG ggAAAAGTCCCACTCGTGGTTGAGCACGGGCTGGTTTACCATGGTGATCGCGGTGGAGTTGTGTGACCATGTGCACGTCTATGGCATGGTCCCCCCCGACTACTGCAG CGGTCCCGCCTCCAGCGCATGCCCTACCACTACTATGAGCCTAAGGGGCCAGACGAGTGTGTCACCTACGTGCAGAATGAGCACAGCCACAAGGGCAACCACCACCGCTTCATCACCGAGAAGAGGGTCTTCTCGTCCTGGGCCCAGCTGTACGGGATCACCTTCTCCCACCCCTCCTGGACCTAGGCCGCCCTGCCTGTGGGGCCCTCACACGGGACACCAGAGAAGTGGCTCTTGGCCCAGCCACTCGACCAAGGGCCATCTCCTGGCCGATGAAGGCTGGCTGGAGTGTCTTCTGGCCAATCAGGGCCTTGAAGAGGGTGTATCCTGCAGCCGGTCAGGGCCTGGGAGATCTCTCGGCCATCAGGGATTTGGGCTTCTGTGTGCTTAA
- the ST6GALNAC6 gene encoding alpha-N-acetylgalactosaminide alpha-2,6-sialyltransferase 6 isoform X1 codes for MKGLECQRRLTDGGDPGILDSHLLLYLMGSESKDRPLFPSDEPPFPDLYLSRLDLNQLEAAGHKYLFPIDRCEPTSLPPGPRAGRWLLPLSRRRREMSSNKEQRSAVFVILFALITILILYSSNSANEVFHYGSLRGRSRRPINLKKWSITDGYVPILGNKTLPSRCHQCVIVTSSSHLLGTKLGPEIERAECTIRMNDAPTTGYSADVGNKTTFRVVAHSSVYRVLKRPQEFVNRTPETVFIFWGPPNKMQKPQGSLVRIIQRAGLVFPNMEAYAVSPGRMRQFDDLFRGETGKDREKSHSWLSTGWFTMVIAVELCDHVHVYGMVPPDYCSGPASSACPTTTMSLRGQTSVSPTCRMSTATRATTTASSPRRGSSRPGPSCTGSPSPTPPGPRPPCLWGPHTGHQRSGSWPSHSTKGHLLADEGWLECLLANQGLEEGVSCSRSGPGRSLGHQGFGLLCA; via the exons ATGAAGGGCCTGGAATGCCAGAGGCGACTGACTGATGGGGGCGACCCTGGAATTCTGGACTCCCACCTTTTGCTCTATCTAATGGGCTCTGAGTCGAAGGACAGGCCACTCTTCCCTTCTGATGAGCCTCCGTTTCCTGATCTGTACCTG AGCCGTCTGGACTTGAATCAGCTGGAGGCGGCTGGACACAAGTACTTGTTTCCGATTGACAG GTGTGAGCCCACATCCCTGCCCCCTGGGCCACGTGCAGGACGCTGGCTCCTGCCCCTCAGCAGACGCCGGAGAGAGATGAGTAGCAACAAA GAGCAGCGGTCAGCAGTGTTCGTGATCCTCTTTGCTCTCATCACCATCCTCATCCTCTACAGCTCCAACAGTGCCAACGAGGTCTTCCATTATGGCTCCCTGCGCGGCCGCAGTCGCAGGCCTATCAACCTCAAGAAGTGGAGCATCACCGATGGCTATGTCCCCATTCTCGGCAACAAG ACACTGCCCTCCCGGTGCCACCAGTGTGTGATTGTCaccagctccagccacctgctgGGCACCAAGCTGGGTCCTGAGATTGAGCGGGCTGAGTGCACAATCCGCATGAATGACGCGCCCACCACGGGCTACTCAGCAGATGTGGGCAACAAGACCACCTTCCGCGTGGTGGCCCATTCCAGTGTCTACCGTGTCCTGAAGAGGCCCCAGGAGTTTGTCAACCGGACCCCCGAAACCGTGTTCATCTTCTGGGGGCCCCCGAACAAGATGCAGAAGCCCCAGGGCAGCCTTGTGCGCATCATCCAGAGGGCAGGCCTGGTGTTCCCCAACATGGAGGCCTACGCCGTCTCTCCCGGCCGCATGCGCCAATTTGATGACCTCTTCCGGGGTGAGACAGGCAAGGACAG ggAAAAGTCCCACTCGTGGTTGAGCACGGGCTGGTTTACCATGGTGATCGCGGTGGAGTTGTGTGACCATGTGCACGTCTATGGCATGGTCCCCCCCGACTACTGCAG CGGTCCCGCCTCCAGCGCATGCCCTACCACTACTATGAGCCTAAGGGGCCAGACGAGTGTGTCACCTACGTGCAGAATGAGCACAGCCACAAGGGCAACCACCACCGCTTCATCACCGAGAAGAGGGTCTTCTCGTCCTGGGCCCAGCTGTACGGGATCACCTTCTCCCACCCCTCCTGGACCTAGGCCGCCCTGCCTGTGGGGCCCTCACACGGGACACCAGAGAAGTGGCTCTTGGCCCAGCCACTCGACCAAGGGCCATCTCCTGGCCGATGAAGGCTGGCTGGAGTGTCTTCTGGCCAATCAGGGCCTTGAAGAGGGTGTATCCTGCAGCCGGTCAGGGCCTGGGAGATCTCTCGGCCATCAGGGATTTGGGCTTCTGTGTGCTTAA
- the ST6GALNAC6 gene encoding alpha-N-acetylgalactosaminide alpha-2,6-sialyltransferase 6 isoform X5, which produces MSSNKEQRSAVFVILFALITILILYSSNSANEVFHYGSLRGRSRRPINLKKWSITDGYVPILGNKTLPSRCHQCVIVTSSSHLLGTKLGPEIERAECTIRMNDAPTTGYSADVGNKTTFRVVAHSSVYRVLKRPQEFVNRTPETVFIFWGPPNKMQKPQGSLVRIIQRAGLVFPNMEAYAVSPGRMRQFDDLFRGETGKDREKSHSWLSTGWFTMVIAVELCDHVHVYGMVPPDYCSGPASSACPTTTMSLRGQTSVSPTCRMSTATRATTTASSPRRGSSRPGPSCTGSPSPTPPGPRPPCLWGPHTGHQRSGSWPSHSTKGHLLADEGWLECLLANQGLEEGVSCSRSGPGRSLGHQGFGLLCA; this is translated from the exons ATGAGTAGCAACAAA GAGCAGCGGTCAGCAGTGTTCGTGATCCTCTTTGCTCTCATCACCATCCTCATCCTCTACAGCTCCAACAGTGCCAACGAGGTCTTCCATTATGGCTCCCTGCGCGGCCGCAGTCGCAGGCCTATCAACCTCAAGAAGTGGAGCATCACCGATGGCTATGTCCCCATTCTCGGCAACAAG ACACTGCCCTCCCGGTGCCACCAGTGTGTGATTGTCaccagctccagccacctgctgGGCACCAAGCTGGGTCCTGAGATTGAGCGGGCTGAGTGCACAATCCGCATGAATGACGCGCCCACCACGGGCTACTCAGCAGATGTGGGCAACAAGACCACCTTCCGCGTGGTGGCCCATTCCAGTGTCTACCGTGTCCTGAAGAGGCCCCAGGAGTTTGTCAACCGGACCCCCGAAACCGTGTTCATCTTCTGGGGGCCCCCGAACAAGATGCAGAAGCCCCAGGGCAGCCTTGTGCGCATCATCCAGAGGGCAGGCCTGGTGTTCCCCAACATGGAGGCCTACGCCGTCTCTCCCGGCCGCATGCGCCAATTTGATGACCTCTTCCGGGGTGAGACAGGCAAGGACAG ggAAAAGTCCCACTCGTGGTTGAGCACGGGCTGGTTTACCATGGTGATCGCGGTGGAGTTGTGTGACCATGTGCACGTCTATGGCATGGTCCCCCCCGACTACTGCAG CGGTCCCGCCTCCAGCGCATGCCCTACCACTACTATGAGCCTAAGGGGCCAGACGAGTGTGTCACCTACGTGCAGAATGAGCACAGCCACAAGGGCAACCACCACCGCTTCATCACCGAGAAGAGGGTCTTCTCGTCCTGGGCCCAGCTGTACGGGATCACCTTCTCCCACCCCTCCTGGACCTAGGCCGCCCTGCCTGTGGGGCCCTCACACGGGACACCAGAGAAGTGGCTCTTGGCCCAGCCACTCGACCAAGGGCCATCTCCTGGCCGATGAAGGCTGGCTGGAGTGTCTTCTGGCCAATCAGGGCCTTGAAGAGGGTGTATCCTGCAGCCGGTCAGGGCCTGGGAGATCTCTCGGCCATCAGGGATTTGGGCTTCTGTGTGCTTAA
- the ST6GALNAC6 gene encoding alpha-N-acetylgalactosaminide alpha-2,6-sialyltransferase 6 isoform X4 produces MKGLECQRRLTDGGDPGILDSHLLLYLMGSESKDRPLFPSDEPPFPDLYLSRLDLNQLEAAGHKYLFPIDRCEPTSLPPGPRAGRWLLPLSRRRREMSSNKEQRSAVFVILFALITILILYSSNSANEVFHYGSLRGRSRRPINLKKWSITDGYVPILGNKTLPSRCHQCVIVTSSSHLLGTKLGPEIERAECTIRMNDAPTTGYSADVGNKTTFRVVAHSSVYRVLKRPQEFVNRTPETVFIFWGPPNKMQKPQGSLVRIIQRAGLVFPNMEAYAVSPGRMRQFDDLFRGETGKDREKSHSWLSTGWFTMVIAVELCDHVHVYGMVPPDYCSQRSRLQRMPYHYYEPKGPDECVTYVQNEHSHKGNHHRFITEKRVFSSWAQLYGITFSHPSWT; encoded by the exons ATGAAGGGCCTGGAATGCCAGAGGCGACTGACTGATGGGGGCGACCCTGGAATTCTGGACTCCCACCTTTTGCTCTATCTAATGGGCTCTGAGTCGAAGGACAGGCCACTCTTCCCTTCTGATGAGCCTCCGTTTCCTGATCTGTACCTG AGCCGTCTGGACTTGAATCAGCTGGAGGCGGCTGGACACAAGTACTTGTTTCCGATTGACAG GTGTGAGCCCACATCCCTGCCCCCTGGGCCACGTGCAGGACGCTGGCTCCTGCCCCTCAGCAGACGCCGGAGAGAGATGAGTAGCAACAAA GAGCAGCGGTCAGCAGTGTTCGTGATCCTCTTTGCTCTCATCACCATCCTCATCCTCTACAGCTCCAACAGTGCCAACGAGGTCTTCCATTATGGCTCCCTGCGCGGCCGCAGTCGCAGGCCTATCAACCTCAAGAAGTGGAGCATCACCGATGGCTATGTCCCCATTCTCGGCAACAAG ACACTGCCCTCCCGGTGCCACCAGTGTGTGATTGTCaccagctccagccacctgctgGGCACCAAGCTGGGTCCTGAGATTGAGCGGGCTGAGTGCACAATCCGCATGAATGACGCGCCCACCACGGGCTACTCAGCAGATGTGGGCAACAAGACCACCTTCCGCGTGGTGGCCCATTCCAGTGTCTACCGTGTCCTGAAGAGGCCCCAGGAGTTTGTCAACCGGACCCCCGAAACCGTGTTCATCTTCTGGGGGCCCCCGAACAAGATGCAGAAGCCCCAGGGCAGCCTTGTGCGCATCATCCAGAGGGCAGGCCTGGTGTTCCCCAACATGGAGGCCTACGCCGTCTCTCCCGGCCGCATGCGCCAATTTGATGACCTCTTCCGGGGTGAGACAGGCAAGGACAG ggAAAAGTCCCACTCGTGGTTGAGCACGGGCTGGTTTACCATGGTGATCGCGGTGGAGTTGTGTGACCATGTGCACGTCTATGGCATGGTCCCCCCCGACTACTGCAG CCAGCGGTCCCGCCTCCAGCGCATGCCCTACCACTACTATGAGCCTAAGGGGCCAGACGAGTGTGTCACCTACGTGCAGAATGAGCACAGCCACAAGGGCAACCACCACCGCTTCATCACCGAGAAGAGGGTCTTCTCGTCCTGGGCCCAGCTGTACGGGATCACCTTCTCCCACCCCTCCTGGACCTAG
- the ST6GALNAC6 gene encoding alpha-N-acetylgalactosaminide alpha-2,6-sialyltransferase 6 isoform X6: MKGLECQRRLTDGGDPGILDSHLLLYLMGSESKDRPLFPSDEPPFPDLYLSRLDLNQLEAAGHKYLFPIDRCEPTSLPPGPRAGRWLLPLSRRRREMSSNKEQRSAVFVILFALITILILYSSNSANEVFHYGSLRGRSRRPINLKKWSITDGYVPILGNKTLPSRCHQCVIVTSSSHLLGTKLGPEIERAECTIRMNDAPTTGYSADVGNKTTFRVVAHSSVYRVLKRPQEFVNRTPETVFIFWGPPNKMQKPQGSLVRIIQRAGLVFPNMEAYAVSPGRMRQFDDLFRGETGKDREKSHSWLSTGWFTMVIAVELCDHVHVYGMVPPDYCSPRGDSCS; the protein is encoded by the exons ATGAAGGGCCTGGAATGCCAGAGGCGACTGACTGATGGGGGCGACCCTGGAATTCTGGACTCCCACCTTTTGCTCTATCTAATGGGCTCTGAGTCGAAGGACAGGCCACTCTTCCCTTCTGATGAGCCTCCGTTTCCTGATCTGTACCTG AGCCGTCTGGACTTGAATCAGCTGGAGGCGGCTGGACACAAGTACTTGTTTCCGATTGACAG GTGTGAGCCCACATCCCTGCCCCCTGGGCCACGTGCAGGACGCTGGCTCCTGCCCCTCAGCAGACGCCGGAGAGAGATGAGTAGCAACAAA GAGCAGCGGTCAGCAGTGTTCGTGATCCTCTTTGCTCTCATCACCATCCTCATCCTCTACAGCTCCAACAGTGCCAACGAGGTCTTCCATTATGGCTCCCTGCGCGGCCGCAGTCGCAGGCCTATCAACCTCAAGAAGTGGAGCATCACCGATGGCTATGTCCCCATTCTCGGCAACAAG ACACTGCCCTCCCGGTGCCACCAGTGTGTGATTGTCaccagctccagccacctgctgGGCACCAAGCTGGGTCCTGAGATTGAGCGGGCTGAGTGCACAATCCGCATGAATGACGCGCCCACCACGGGCTACTCAGCAGATGTGGGCAACAAGACCACCTTCCGCGTGGTGGCCCATTCCAGTGTCTACCGTGTCCTGAAGAGGCCCCAGGAGTTTGTCAACCGGACCCCCGAAACCGTGTTCATCTTCTGGGGGCCCCCGAACAAGATGCAGAAGCCCCAGGGCAGCCTTGTGCGCATCATCCAGAGGGCAGGCCTGGTGTTCCCCAACATGGAGGCCTACGCCGTCTCTCCCGGCCGCATGCGCCAATTTGATGACCTCTTCCGGGGTGAGACAGGCAAGGACAG ggAAAAGTCCCACTCGTGGTTGAGCACGGGCTGGTTTACCATGGTGATCGCGGTGGAGTTGTGTGACCATGTGCACGTCTATGGCATGGTCCCCCCCGACTACTGCAG CCCAAGAGGTGACAGCTGTTCTTGA
- the ST6GALNAC4 gene encoding alpha-N-acetyl-neuraminyl-2,3-beta-galactosyl-1,3-N-acetyl-galactosaminide alpha-2,6-sialyltransferase isoform X1, with protein MKARPLVRGPCHSCAVVSSSGQMLGSGLGTQIDGAECVLRMNQAPTVGFEADVGQRSTLRVISHTTVPLLLRNYSHYFQQQPRDTLYVVWGQGRNMDRTLGGRTYRTLLQLTKMYPGLQVYTFTERMMAYCDQVFQNETGKNRRQSGSFLSTGWFTMILALELCEEIVVYGMVSDSYCREKSHPSVPYHYFEKGRLDECQMYLAHEQAPRSAHRFITEKAVFSRWAKKRPIVFAHPSWRAQ; from the exons ccacTAGTCCGAGGGCCGTGCCACAGCTGTGCCGTGGTGTCCAGCTCcggccagatgctgggctcaggcctgggcaccCAGATCGATGGTGCTGAGTGCGTGCTACGCATGAACCAGGCGCCCACCGTGGGCTTCGAGGCGGACGTGGGCCAGCGCAGCACCCTGCGCGTGATCTCGCACACGACCGTGCCGCTGCTGCTCCGCAACTACTCGCACTACTTCCAGCAGCAGCCCCGCGACACGCTCTACGTGGTGTGGGGCCAGGGGAGGAACATGGACCGCACGCTGGGCGGCCGCACCTACCGCACGCTGCTGCAGCTCACCAAGATGTACCCGGGCCTGCAGGTGTACACCTTCACCGAGCGCATGATGGCCTACTGCGACCAGGTCTTCCAGAACGAGACGGGCAAGAACCG GAGGCAGTCCGGCTCCTTCCTCAGCACCGGCTGGTTCACCATGATCCTCGCCCTGGAGCTATGCGAGGAGATCGTGGTCTATGGGATGGTCAGCGACAGCTACTGCAG GGAGAAGAGCCACCCCTCAGTGCCTTACCACTACTTCGAGAAGGGCCGGCTAGACGAGTGTCAGATGTACCTGGCGCACGAGCAGGCGCCCCGCAGCGCCCACCGCTTCATCACCGAGAAGGCCGTGTTCTCCCGCTGGGCCAAGAAGAGGCCCATCGTGTTCGCCCACCCGTCCTGGCGGGCCCAGTAG